DNA from Conexivisphaera calida:
CTTCCCCGACTCGTCCAAGCTGAAGTCCCTAGGCTGGGCCCCGACCATGAACTCCAGGGACGCGGTCGTAAGGGCCGTCAAGGACCTGGTGGGGAGCTCCTGATCCGAGATGCCGTACAGGGGCCTGAGGGACTTCATGGAGGACCTCGAGGCGAGGGGCCAGCTCATCGAGCTCGATGAAAGCCTGAGCCTGGACCTGGAGCTTCCCGCCGTTCTCCGACGCGTGACGTATGCCGGCGGGCCCGCAGTTCTCTTCAAATCCATAAAGGAGGGCACTCTGCCGGCCGTCGGCAATCTGTTCGGCTCGTGGAACAGGGTGTCACTGGCGCTCGGCGACGATGATCCCTACGGGAGGGTCGCCTCATCGCTGGGCGCGCTGACGGCGCGGCCTCCGTCCGGGCTCCTCGATGCTGTGAGGTCGCTCGGCGAACTGTCCCAGGTGACCAAGGTGGCCCCCAAGGTCGTGCGCTCCGGGCCCGTGAGGGATGTCGGGTGGGAGAAGGTGGACCTGGGCAGGCTCCCCGCTATAAGGCAGTGGCCGGGGGAGCCCGGTCGCTTCTTCACGATGGCCGTCACATTCGTCAAGGGGAACGACGGCTCCCTGAACTTCGGCTACTACAGGCTGCAGGTGATAGGCGAGGACAGGCTGATAATGCACTGGATGCCCTGGCGCAGGGGCGCGGCGTACGGCGAGGCCGGGCGCGGGGTGGCCATAGTCTTCGGGCCGGATCCAATCACAATGTTGATGGCCGGCGTCCCGGTGCCACGTCCCCTCGACAAGTCGCTGGTGACCGGGATCGTGAGGGGCGAGGGGATGGAGCTGGTGAGGGGCGACGCCGTGGACGTGGAGTATCCGGCACACTCGGAGCTCGTCATCGAGGGCGAGCTGACGGGCGAGACCGCTATGGAGGGGCCGTTCGGCGATCACGCCGGAGTCTACTCGACGTCGAAGCCGTATCCCGTCGTCAAGGTTAAGGCGATCAATTCCAGGCGCGATCCAGTGCTCCCGGTGACGGTCACCGGAAGGCCAGTGCTCGAGGACGGCAACATAATACGCTTCGGCGAGCGCGTGGCGCTCGCGCTCACACAGCAACTGCTCCCGGAGGTTGTGGACCTGCACATGCCGCCCGAGGGCCTCGGGTACGTGACGATAGTGTCCATCGCCAAGAGATATCCGGGA
Protein-coding regions in this window:
- a CDS encoding UbiD family decarboxylase; translation: MPYRGLRDFMEDLEARGQLIELDESLSLDLELPAVLRRVTYAGGPAVLFKSIKEGTLPAVGNLFGSWNRVSLALGDDDPYGRVASSLGALTARPPSGLLDAVRSLGELSQVTKVAPKVVRSGPVRDVGWEKVDLGRLPAIRQWPGEPGRFFTMAVTFVKGNDGSLNFGYYRLQVIGEDRLIMHWMPWRRGAAYGEAGRGVAIVFGPDPITMLMAGVPVPRPLDKSLVTGIVRGEGMELVRGDAVDVEYPAHSELVIEGELTGETAMEGPFGDHAGVYSTSKPYPVVKVKAINSRRDPVLPVTVTGRPVLEDGNIIRFGERVALALTQQLLPEVVDLHMPPEGLGYVTIVSIAKRYPGHAKRIAAALWAFSPLYHKFVIVVDSDVNPRDRTSVEYAVAANVDPERDIHVMEGYPTEELDPSTPTPGFGSKACIDATRKLPDEYGGAEYPGDLVAPREIEEMAKRISDSIVRGSA